From a single Lytechinus variegatus isolate NC3 chromosome 9, Lvar_3.0, whole genome shotgun sequence genomic region:
- the LOC121422075 gene encoding palmitoyltransferase ZDHHC17-like → MMEEVKPYPVQPTGETLGYFEPHSADSTSEPKSESKNDPDQMDIVKATQYGVIDRVRKFVEEGYDVNQPDHENVTLLHWAAINNRADIVRYLVSKEAIIDKLGGDLNSTPLHWAVRQGHLPMVVLLMQYGADPSLRDGEGCSGIHLACQFAHTPIVAYLIAKGQDANMIDGNGMTPLMWAAYKAFSMDPTRLLLTMGANPNIQDKKFENGALHWAAVQGNMAAVNCLVKFGADTYMENKSHQTCMDLAKLRRNGYLVMRIKEFRGEAEVDNSTLLKRLKSNKAVRKWVMQIVPFLVIFLMGFIPQLSQPWWVKVIAALCTYGAVYTLFRTFFDHRFGELVSLCISIATKTFLYGTYAIFLWPHQSLLRNVIFCASSVYMYYQFWATMKRDPGVIQCTQEDRKRTIIELAETGQLELSKFCTTCLIKRPIRSKHCSHCDHCVARFDHHCPWVDNCVGAGNHHHFVLYLMALLPCLGLYFYACTNYWSKQCTTTFQEDGFWVYLGQIMSCSPWIFWTSFNSLLHMTWVFVLLFSQLYQMIWLGVTTNERLNMSRYSYFDTVPDKPGKFTNPFDRGLVKNCVDFFGLRCVGLCRPLKVNWARQFTTDLTQSSSTTYVSVSSHENYQFV, encoded by the exons ATGATGGAGGAGGTGAAGCCGTACCCGGTCCAGCCGACTGGGGAGACTCTGGGCTACTTTGAACCTCACTCGGCCGACAGCACCTCTGAACCAAAATCAGAGTCTAAAAATGACCCGGATCAGATGGACATTGTAAAAGCTACACAGTATG GTGTGATCGATCGAGTCCGTAAGTTTGTTGAAGAAGGTTACGACGTGAATCAACCGGACCACGAGAATGTTACATTGCTGCATTGGGCAGCCATCAACAATAGGGCTGATATCGTGAG GTACCTCGTATCCAAGGAAGCCATCATCGATAAACTGGGCGGGGACCTCAACTCCACCCCCCTCCACTGGGCGGTGCGCCAGGGTCACCTCCCCATGGTGGTGCTGCTGATGCAGTATGGGGCGGACCCTTCCCTGAGGGATGGGGAGGGGTGCAGTGGTATACACCTGGCTTGCCAGTTTGCTCACACTCCCATCGTAGCTTACCTCATCGCCAAAGGCCAG GATGCTAACATGATTGATGGAAATGGGATGACACCGCTTATGTGGGCTGCATATAAAGCTTTCTC GATGGACCCAACTCGCCTCCTTCTCACCATGGGAGCGAACCCTAACATTCAGgacaagaaatttgaaaatggcGCCCTCCACTGGGCCGCAGTGCAGGGCAACATGGCTGCCGTCAACTGCCTGGTGAAGTTCGGGGCAGATACCTATATGGAAAACAAAAGT CATCAAACGTGTATGGATCTGGCAAAATTAAGACGGAACGGCTACCTTGTGATGAGAATAAAAGAGTTCAGAGGAGAGGCTGAAGTCGACAATTCAACATTGCTAAAGAGGCTGAAATCAAATAAG GCGGTAAGGAAATGGGTGATGCAAATTGTTCCATTCCTGGTTATCTTCCTCATGGGCTTCATTCCTCAACTCAGTCAGCCTTGGTGGGTCAAAGTCATTGCAGCGCTCTGCACGTACGGGGCAGTCTATACATTATTCAG AACATTTTTTGATCACCGGTTTGGCGAGCTTGTGTCACTCTGTATCTCCATAGCAACCAAAACTTTTCTCTACGGAACCTATGCTATCTTCCTGTGGCCTC ATCAGTCACTTCTTCGCAACGTGATCTTCTGTGCGTCATCagtttacatgtattatcaatTCTGGGCAACAATGAAGAGAGACCCTGGGGTTATCCAATGCACACAAGAAGACAGAAAGAGA ACCATCATAGAACTAGCTGAAACCGGTCAGCTAGAATTGAGTAAATTCTGTACAACCTGCCTGATCAAACGACCAATCAGAAGCAAGCATTGTTCTCATTGTGACCACTGTGTGGCCAGATTTGACCATCACTGCCCATGGGTGGACAACTGTGTCG gagcGGGCAACCATCATCATTTTGTGCTATATTTGATGGCTTTACTACCTTGTCTAGGGTTATACTTCTATGCATGCACAAATT ATTGGTCTAAACAATGTACCACAACGTTTCAAGAGGATGGTTTTTGGGTCTACCTTGGCCAGATCATGTCCTGTTCTCCGTGGATTTTCTGGACCAGCTTCAACTCCTTACTCCACATGACCTGGGTCTTTGTGTTATTATTCAGTCAACTCTATCAG atgATTTGGCTTGGTGTAACTACAAATGAAAGGCTGAACATGTCACGATACTCGTACTTTGATACGGTTCCTGATAAACCGGGGAAATTCACCAATCCATTCGA CCGGGGCTTGGTCAAGAACTGTGTAGACTTCTTCGGCCTTCGCTGCGTAGGGTTATGTCGCCCTCTGAAGGTCAACTGGGCCAGGCAGTTCACAACCGATCTCACCCAATCATCTTCAACGACGTACGTCAGTGTTAGCAGCCATGAGAACTACCAGTTTGTGTAG
- the LOC121421996 gene encoding mucin-5B-like: protein MIRLRRSAGWRGGKRSGDVRSLVIVLLFLCGFCSKTGGDVSIESTIVVTSDVTVAMTEEWITSKIPTTMVAAISSQEGVLLPTTPLDQVPQLTSQPISPVSEILKSEVVTATDVFTEAYTSFASEDPQRTIDANTSPKLEPSSLISRSDQIWSTLLSTIIDVSDASSQTDLPESTIQILPSRTKTVVPSTLYLSLPDSLNPTSIDIPATEALSEDHSATPSLLGETVIVTSEFLVSSEWPEYSERDLSRNPTVLQSMSTVEDVSLQSSLAIQSEITPLDTEMLSSTMYISETSDLLVSHVDTTLLTSINNSKTVEDISTNIFETTTILSDMVYTPWISSSYLVPSSQPLSSPVSRSTVMFPSVSYGTISNAFPRTDDVTTEIFSTVYSELTPPLTPSSELVGSERSTIIDDIIPTPSESTGNRVKRSISQVMSSGGMESDVVVSWLTSEVVETVISSEKLMTSDILGFSSGSSDFRISTLFSDGSIQSEFETLSLYGTQTLESTPSFQTITPQLASEFISTFEGSFGVSPASDSMIYSSVLELITSEITPSVSEMFSTAMDISETSDLLPSDVDTKLPSSIWISRTVEDMTTNMFETLTTTIMSDMVYTPSISPSYLVPSNQPVSSPVSRSTVLFPSVSHGTFSTAFPRTDDVTTEIFSTVYSELTPSMTPSSDLVGSERSTIFDDIIPTPLESTGNRVKRSVSQMMSELETLYLYETLTLESTPSFQTVTPHPASNFQSTIEGMASESMVYSSI from the exons ATGATTCGGCTAAGGAGGAGCGCTGGCTGGAGAGGAGGTAAACGGTCCGGTGATGTCAGGAGCTTGGTCATCGTGCTGCTCTTTTTGTGCGGCTTCTGTAGCAAGACAGGAG GTGATGTAAGCATAGAGTCTACCATTGTCGTCACCAGTGACGTCACAGTAGCAATGACAGAGGAATGGATTACCTCAAAA ATACCAACTACGATGGTGGCAGCGATCTCATCGCAAGAGGGCGTCTTGTTACCTACCACACCCCTTGATCAGGTTCCCCAGCTCACGAGCCAACCGATCTCCCCTGTTTCTGAAATATTGAAATCTGAAGTCGTAACTGCTACGGACGTTTTCACGGAGGCTTACACCTCCTTTGCTTCTGAAGATCCTCAAAGGACTATAGATGCAAATACATCACCTAAGCTTGAGCCAAGTTCATTGATATCCAGAAGCGATCAAATATGGAGTACTCTACTTAGTACAATCATTGATGTTTCAGATGCCAGCTCCCAGACAGATCTTCCAGAAAGTACTATACAAATCTTGCCGAGTAGAACAAAGACAGTGGTGCCATCTACTTTATATCTTAGTCTTCCAGATAGTTTAAATCCTACGTCTATAGACATACCGGCCACAGAAGCACTTTCCGAAGACCATTCTGCAACACCATCACTCCTTGGCGAGACAGTGATTGTCACAAGTGAATTCCTTGTGTCTTCAGAATGGCCAGAATATTCAGAAAGAGACCTATCAAGAAACCCAACAGTTCTACAGTCAATGTCTACTGTGGAAGATGTGTCACTGCAGTCAAGTCTTGCCATTCAGAGCGAAATCACACCTTTAGATACAGAGATGCTCTCATCAACAATGTATATCTCTGAAACAAGTGATCTTTTAGTTTCTCATGTCGATACTACATTACTGACGTCAATAAACAATTCCAAGACTGTTGAAGATATTTctacaaatatttttgaaacaacaacaatttTGAGTGACATGGTCTATACTCCATGGATATCTTCTTCCTACCTTGTACCATCTAGCCAGCCTCTTTCAAGTCCTGTTTCAAGGTCAACGGTTATGTTCCCATCTGTTTCATATGGCACAATTTCGAACGCCTTCCCAAGGACGGATGACGTCactactgaaatattttccacagTATATTCTGAACTGACACCTCCATTGACGCCCTCATCGGAATTGGTTGGGTCTGAGAGATCAACAATCATTGATGATATTATACCAACACCATCAGAATCAACTGGTAACAGAGTGAAAAGAAGTATCTCCCAAGTGATGTCTTCAGGAGGAATGGAGTCAGACGTGGTGGTTTCATGGCTCACTTCCGAAGTTGTTGAAACAGTGATTTCAAGTGAAAAACTAATGACATCAGATATTTTAGGTTTTTCAAGTGGATCATCGGATTTCAGAATTTCCACATTATTCTCGGATGGGAGCATACAAAGCGAATTCGAAACCTTGTCTCTCTATGGAACACAGACATTGGAAAGTACTCCATCCTTCCAAACAATAACACCACAATTAGCTTCAGAATTCATATCTACGTTTGAGGGCAGTTTTGGAGTATCACCGGCATCTGACTCCATGATTTATAGTTCCGTATTAGAATTGATCACAAGCGAAATTACACCTTCAGTATCGGAAATGTTCTCAACAGCGATGGATATTTCTGAAACAAGTGATTTGTTACCTTCCGATGTCGATACTAAACTACCGTCGTCTATTTGGATATCAAGGACTGTTGAAGATATGACTACAAATATGTTTGAAACACTGACAACAACAATTATGAGTGACATGGTCTATACTCCATCGATATCTCCTTCCTATCTTGTACCATCAAACCAGCCTGTGTCAAGTCCTGTTTCTAGGTCTACTGTTCTGTTCCCCTCTGTTTCACATGGCACATTTTCGACTGCGTTCCCACGGACGGATGACGTCactactgaaatattttccacagTATATTCGGAACTGACACCTTCAATGACGCCCTCATCGGATTTGGTTGGGTCTGAGAGATCAACAATCTTTGATGACATCATACCAACGCCATTAGAATCTACTGGTAACAGAGTGAAAAGAAGTGTCTCCCAAATGATGTCTGAATTGGAAACCTTGTATCTCTATGAGACACTGACACTGGAAAGTACTCCATCCTTCCAAACAGTAACACCACATCCAGCATCAAACTTCCAATCAACGATTGAGGGTATGGCAtctgagtccatggtttatagTTCC ATATGA